From the Phoenix dactylifera cultivar Barhee BC4 chromosome 10, palm_55x_up_171113_PBpolish2nd_filt_p, whole genome shotgun sequence genome, one window contains:
- the LOC103718833 gene encoding chloride channel protein CLC-b-like isoform X3, protein MEETSKLIPEPTTAVADLEVDEEDEQDPESNSLHQRLLGRTPTLTTNHLAMVGAKVSHIESLDYEINENDLFKHDWRSRSSVQVLQYVFLKWTLVFLVGLLTGVIASLINLAIENIAGFKMLLVGRLVNEKRYLTGFAYFTGANFALTIVSATLCVVFAPTAAGPGIPEIKAYLNGVDTPNMFGASTLIVKIIGSIGAVSAGLDLGKEGPLVHIGACLASLLGQGGSDNYFLKWRWLQYFQNDRDRRDLITCGASSGVCAAFRAPIGGVLFALEEIASWWRSALLWRTFFSTAIVVVVLRGFMEYCNSGKCGLFGKGGLILFDVSSVSVTYHANDFLPVALIGIIGGVLGSLYNHFLHKILRFYSLINEKGRMAKLLLSLGVSLFTSICLYLLPFVAPCTPCDPTLDVACPTVGQSGNFKQFNCPNGYYNDLASLLHATNDDAVRNIFSTSTPTEFRPISLLIFFALYCILGLFTFGIAVPSGLFLPIILMGSAYGRLLGLVMGSYTYIDQGLYAVLGAAALMSGSMRMTVSLCVIFLELTNNLHLLPIMMFVLLIAKTVGDAFNPSIYEIILELKGLPFLEANPEPWMRNLTVGELAAAKPSVVNLRGIEKVSHVVEVLKSTKHNGFPVVDQGVASPIGMPEGAVELHGLVLRSHLIAVLRKKWFLKERRRTEEWEVREKFTSVDLARKKGPKLEEMVLTEDEMDMYIDLHPFTNTTPYTVVETMSVAKAVVLFRQVALRHLLIIPKYQGAGAF, encoded by the exons ATGGAAGAGACCTCAAAACTAATCCCAGAGCCAACAACAGCAGTAGCTGATTTGGAagtagatgaagaagatgaacaagatCCAGAAAGCAACTCTCTGCATCAGCGACTGCTCGGGAGAACCCCAACACTCACCACCAATCATCTAGCCATGGTTGGAGCAAAGGTCTCCCATATAGAGAGCTTGGACTATGA GATCAATGAGAATGATCTATTTAAGCATGACTGGAGGAGCAGATCCAGTGTTCAGGTACTGCAGTACGTCTTCTTGAAATGGACTTTGGTGTTTCTCGTCGGGCTCCTGACTGGTGTCATTGCTTCCCTCATCAACCTGGCTATCGAAAACATTGCTGGCTTCAAGATGCTACTTGTGGGGCGTCTTGTGAATGAAAAAAG GTATTTAACTGGGTTTGCCTACTTCACAGGGGCAAATTTTGCTCTAACCATAGTTTCTGCGACTCTTTGTGTGGTGTTTGCTCCGACTGCAGCAGGGCCAGGAATACCGGAGATCAAAGCTTATCTCAATGGAGTTGATACTCCCAATATGTTTGGTGCATCCACGTTGATCGTCAAG ATCATTGGAAGCATTGGAGCTGTATCTGCAGGGCTAGATCTTGGAAAAGAAGGGCCACTGGTGCACATCGGAGCCTGCCTCGCATCGTTGCTAGGCCAAGGTGGATCAGACAACTACTTCCTCAAGTGGAGATGGCTTCAATACTTCCAGAATGACAGGGACCGCAGGGACCTCATCACATGTGGTGCATCTTCCGGTGTCTGCGCTGCCTTCAGAGCACCCATCGGGGGTGTTCTCTTCGCTCTTGAAGAGATTGCATCCTGGTGGAGGAGTGCTCTTTTATGGAGAACATTTTTCAGCACCGCCATCGTTGTTGTGGTGCTGAGGGGATTCATGGAGTATTGCAACTCTGGAAAATGTGGCTTGTTTGGAAAAGGAGGACTAATTCTCTTTGATGTCAGCTCAGTTTCTGTGACTTATCATGCAAATGATTTTCTTCCTGTCGCACTTATCGGCATAATCGGAGGAGTCCTCGGAAGTCTGTACAACCATTTTTTGCACAAGATTCTTAGGTTCTATAGCCTAATTAATGA AAAAGGCCGAATGGCCAAGCTGCTGCTCAGCCTAGGAGTTTCTCTCTTCACTTCCATCTGCCTATACCTTCTTCCATTTGTCGCGCCATGCACACCATGCGATCCCACCCTGGATGTCGCCTGCCCGACCGTCGGGCAAAGCGGGAACTTCAAGCAATTCAACTGCCCGAATGGCTACTACAATGACTTGGCAAGCCTCCTCCATGCCACCAATGATGATGCAGTGCGCAACATATTCTCCACGAGCACCCCGACCGAGTTCCGCCCCATCTCTCTGCTCATCTTCTTTGCTCTCTACTGTATTCTGGGCCTCTTCACCTTTGGCATCGCCGTCCCCTCGGGTCTCTTCCTCCCCATCATCCTCATGGGCTCTGCTTACGGCCGCCTGCTTGGCCTAGTGATGGGATCTTATACCTACATTGATCAGGGTCTCTACGCAGTGTTGGGCGCCGCAGCTCTTATGTCCGGCTCAATGAGAATGACTGTGTCCCTCTGTGTCATCTTCCTAGAGCTCACAAACAACCTTCACCTCCTACCCATAATGATGTTTGTATTGCTAATCGCCAAGACCGTTGGTGATGCTTTTAACCCAAGCATATATGAGATCATACTTGAGCTCAAGGGACTGCCATTCTTGGAAGCAAATCCAGAACCATGGATGAGGAATCTTACTGTAGGAGAGCTTGCAGCAGCTAAGCCCAGTGTTGTAAACCTTCGAGGCATCGAGAAGGTGTCTCACGTTGTCGAGGTATTGAAATCCACCAAACACAATGGCTTCCCTGTTGTTGATCAAGGAGTGGCATCACCCATAGGGATGCCTGAAGGAGCAGTGGAATTGCATGGTCTGGTCCTGAGGTCGCACCTCATTGCAGTGCTGAGGAAGAAGTGGTTCctgaaagagaggaggagaactgAAGAATGGGAAGTGAGGGAAAAGTTTACATCAGTGGATCTAGCACGAAAGAAGGGGCCAAAATTAGAAGAGATGGTGCTAACGGAGGATGAGATGGATATGTACATTGATCTACACCCCTTCACAAATACAACACCATATACAGTGGTGGAGACCATGTCAGTTGCAAAGGCTGTGGTGCTTTTTCGACAGGTTGCTCTGAGGCATTTGCTGATTATTCCCAAGTACCAAGGAGCAGGG GCATTCTAA
- the LOC103718833 gene encoding chloride channel protein CLC-b-like isoform X2: protein MEETSKLIPEPTTAVADLEVDEEDEQDPESNSLHQRLLGRTPTLTTNHLAMVGAKVSHIESLDYEINENDLFKHDWRSRSSVQVLQYVFLKWTLVFLVGLLTGVIASLINLAIENIAGFKMLLVGRLVNEKRYLTGFAYFTGANFALTIVSATLCVVFAPTAAGPGIPEIKAYLNGVDTPNMFGASTLIVKIIGSIGAVSAGLDLGKEGPLVHIGACLASLLGQGGSDNYFLKWRWLQYFQNDRDRRDLITCGASSGVCAAFRAPIGGVLFALEEIASWWRSALLWRTFFSTAIVVVVLRGFMEYCNSGKCGLFGKGGLILFDVSSVSVTYHANDFLPVALIGIIGGVLGSLYNHFLHKILRFYSLINEKGRMAKLLLSLGVSLFTSICLYLLPFVAPCTPCDPTLDVACPTVGQSGNFKQFNCPNGYYNDLASLLHATNDDAVRNIFSTSTPTEFRPISLLIFFALYCILGLFTFGIAVPSGLFLPIILMGSAYGRLLGLVMGSYTYIDQGLYAVLGAAALMSGSMRMTVSLCVIFLELTNNLHLLPIMMFVLLIAKTVGDAFNPSIYEIILELKGLPFLEANPEPWMRNLTVGELAAAKPSVVNLRGIEKVSHVVEVLKSTKHNGFPVVDQGVASPIGMPEGAVELHGLVLRSHLIAVLRKKWFLKERRRTEEWEVREKFTSVDLARKKGPKLEEMVLTEDEMDMYIDLHPFTNTTPYTVVETMSVAKAVVLFRQVALRHLLIIPKYQGAGISPVVGILTRQDLRAHNILGAFPHLAEKGEK from the exons ATGGAAGAGACCTCAAAACTAATCCCAGAGCCAACAACAGCAGTAGCTGATTTGGAagtagatgaagaagatgaacaagatCCAGAAAGCAACTCTCTGCATCAGCGACTGCTCGGGAGAACCCCAACACTCACCACCAATCATCTAGCCATGGTTGGAGCAAAGGTCTCCCATATAGAGAGCTTGGACTATGA GATCAATGAGAATGATCTATTTAAGCATGACTGGAGGAGCAGATCCAGTGTTCAGGTACTGCAGTACGTCTTCTTGAAATGGACTTTGGTGTTTCTCGTCGGGCTCCTGACTGGTGTCATTGCTTCCCTCATCAACCTGGCTATCGAAAACATTGCTGGCTTCAAGATGCTACTTGTGGGGCGTCTTGTGAATGAAAAAAG GTATTTAACTGGGTTTGCCTACTTCACAGGGGCAAATTTTGCTCTAACCATAGTTTCTGCGACTCTTTGTGTGGTGTTTGCTCCGACTGCAGCAGGGCCAGGAATACCGGAGATCAAAGCTTATCTCAATGGAGTTGATACTCCCAATATGTTTGGTGCATCCACGTTGATCGTCAAG ATCATTGGAAGCATTGGAGCTGTATCTGCAGGGCTAGATCTTGGAAAAGAAGGGCCACTGGTGCACATCGGAGCCTGCCTCGCATCGTTGCTAGGCCAAGGTGGATCAGACAACTACTTCCTCAAGTGGAGATGGCTTCAATACTTCCAGAATGACAGGGACCGCAGGGACCTCATCACATGTGGTGCATCTTCCGGTGTCTGCGCTGCCTTCAGAGCACCCATCGGGGGTGTTCTCTTCGCTCTTGAAGAGATTGCATCCTGGTGGAGGAGTGCTCTTTTATGGAGAACATTTTTCAGCACCGCCATCGTTGTTGTGGTGCTGAGGGGATTCATGGAGTATTGCAACTCTGGAAAATGTGGCTTGTTTGGAAAAGGAGGACTAATTCTCTTTGATGTCAGCTCAGTTTCTGTGACTTATCATGCAAATGATTTTCTTCCTGTCGCACTTATCGGCATAATCGGAGGAGTCCTCGGAAGTCTGTACAACCATTTTTTGCACAAGATTCTTAGGTTCTATAGCCTAATTAATGA AAAAGGCCGAATGGCCAAGCTGCTGCTCAGCCTAGGAGTTTCTCTCTTCACTTCCATCTGCCTATACCTTCTTCCATTTGTCGCGCCATGCACACCATGCGATCCCACCCTGGATGTCGCCTGCCCGACCGTCGGGCAAAGCGGGAACTTCAAGCAATTCAACTGCCCGAATGGCTACTACAATGACTTGGCAAGCCTCCTCCATGCCACCAATGATGATGCAGTGCGCAACATATTCTCCACGAGCACCCCGACCGAGTTCCGCCCCATCTCTCTGCTCATCTTCTTTGCTCTCTACTGTATTCTGGGCCTCTTCACCTTTGGCATCGCCGTCCCCTCGGGTCTCTTCCTCCCCATCATCCTCATGGGCTCTGCTTACGGCCGCCTGCTTGGCCTAGTGATGGGATCTTATACCTACATTGATCAGGGTCTCTACGCAGTGTTGGGCGCCGCAGCTCTTATGTCCGGCTCAATGAGAATGACTGTGTCCCTCTGTGTCATCTTCCTAGAGCTCACAAACAACCTTCACCTCCTACCCATAATGATGTTTGTATTGCTAATCGCCAAGACCGTTGGTGATGCTTTTAACCCAAGCATATATGAGATCATACTTGAGCTCAAGGGACTGCCATTCTTGGAAGCAAATCCAGAACCATGGATGAGGAATCTTACTGTAGGAGAGCTTGCAGCAGCTAAGCCCAGTGTTGTAAACCTTCGAGGCATCGAGAAGGTGTCTCACGTTGTCGAGGTATTGAAATCCACCAAACACAATGGCTTCCCTGTTGTTGATCAAGGAGTGGCATCACCCATAGGGATGCCTGAAGGAGCAGTGGAATTGCATGGTCTGGTCCTGAGGTCGCACCTCATTGCAGTGCTGAGGAAGAAGTGGTTCctgaaagagaggaggagaactgAAGAATGGGAAGTGAGGGAAAAGTTTACATCAGTGGATCTAGCACGAAAGAAGGGGCCAAAATTAGAAGAGATGGTGCTAACGGAGGATGAGATGGATATGTACATTGATCTACACCCCTTCACAAATACAACACCATATACAGTGGTGGAGACCATGTCAGTTGCAAAGGCTGTGGTGCTTTTTCGACAGGTTGCTCTGAGGCATTTGCTGATTATTCCCAAGTACCAAGGAGCAGGG ATATCGCCTGTTGTAGGCATTCTAACCAGGCAGGATCTCAGAGCCCACAACATCTTGGGTGCCTTCCCTCATTTGGCCGAAAAAGGAGAAAAGTGA
- the LOC103718833 gene encoding chloride channel protein CLC-b-like isoform X4, with the protein MEETSKLIPEPTTAVADLEVDEEDEQDPESNSLHQRLLGRTPTLTTNHLAMVGAKVSHIESLDYEINENDLFKHDWRSRSSVQVLQYVFLKWTLVFLVGLLTGVIASLINLAIENIAGFKMLLVGHWKGLFGWWCRYLTGFAYFTGANFALTIVSATLCVVFAPTAAGPGIPEIKAYLNGVDTPNMFGASTLIVKIIGSIGAVSAGLDLGKEGPLVHIGACLASLLGQGGSDNYFLKWRWLQYFQNDRDRRDLITCGASSGVCAAFRAPIGGVLFALEEIASWWRSALLWRTFFSTAIVVVVLRGFMEYCNSGKCGLFGKGGLILFDVSSVSVTYHANDFLPVALIGIIGGVLGSLYNHFLHKILRFYSLINEKGRMAKLLLSLGVSLFTSICLYLLPFVAPCTPCDPTLDVACPTVGQSGNFKQFNCPNGYYNDLASLLHATNDDAVRNIFSTSTPTEFRPISLLIFFALYCILGLFTFGIAVPSGLFLPIILMGSAYGRLLGLVMGSYTYIDQGLYAVLGAAALMSGSMRMTVSLCVIFLELTNNLHLLPIMMFVLLIAKTVGDAFNPSIYEIILELKGLPFLEANPEPWMRNLTVGELAAAKPSVVNLRGIEKVSHVVEVLKSTKHNGFPVVDQGVASPIGMPEGAVELHGLVLRSHLIAVLRKKWFLKERRRTEEWEVREKFTSVDLARKKGPKLEEMVLTEDEMDMYIDLHPFTNTTPYTVVETMSVAKAVVLFRQVALRHLLIIPKYQGAGISPVVGILTRQDLRAHNILGAFPHLAEKGEK; encoded by the exons ATGGAAGAGACCTCAAAACTAATCCCAGAGCCAACAACAGCAGTAGCTGATTTGGAagtagatgaagaagatgaacaagatCCAGAAAGCAACTCTCTGCATCAGCGACTGCTCGGGAGAACCCCAACACTCACCACCAATCATCTAGCCATGGTTGGAGCAAAGGTCTCCCATATAGAGAGCTTGGACTATGA GATCAATGAGAATGATCTATTTAAGCATGACTGGAGGAGCAGATCCAGTGTTCAGGTACTGCAGTACGTCTTCTTGAAATGGACTTTGGTGTTTCTCGTCGGGCTCCTGACTGGTGTCATTGCTTCCCTCATCAACCTGGCTATCGAAAACATTGCTGGCTTCAAGATGCTACTTGTGGGGC ATTGGAAAGGTCTCTTTGGGTGGTGGTGCAGGTATTTAACTGGGTTTGCCTACTTCACAGGGGCAAATTTTGCTCTAACCATAGTTTCTGCGACTCTTTGTGTGGTGTTTGCTCCGACTGCAGCAGGGCCAGGAATACCGGAGATCAAAGCTTATCTCAATGGAGTTGATACTCCCAATATGTTTGGTGCATCCACGTTGATCGTCAAG ATCATTGGAAGCATTGGAGCTGTATCTGCAGGGCTAGATCTTGGAAAAGAAGGGCCACTGGTGCACATCGGAGCCTGCCTCGCATCGTTGCTAGGCCAAGGTGGATCAGACAACTACTTCCTCAAGTGGAGATGGCTTCAATACTTCCAGAATGACAGGGACCGCAGGGACCTCATCACATGTGGTGCATCTTCCGGTGTCTGCGCTGCCTTCAGAGCACCCATCGGGGGTGTTCTCTTCGCTCTTGAAGAGATTGCATCCTGGTGGAGGAGTGCTCTTTTATGGAGAACATTTTTCAGCACCGCCATCGTTGTTGTGGTGCTGAGGGGATTCATGGAGTATTGCAACTCTGGAAAATGTGGCTTGTTTGGAAAAGGAGGACTAATTCTCTTTGATGTCAGCTCAGTTTCTGTGACTTATCATGCAAATGATTTTCTTCCTGTCGCACTTATCGGCATAATCGGAGGAGTCCTCGGAAGTCTGTACAACCATTTTTTGCACAAGATTCTTAGGTTCTATAGCCTAATTAATGA AAAAGGCCGAATGGCCAAGCTGCTGCTCAGCCTAGGAGTTTCTCTCTTCACTTCCATCTGCCTATACCTTCTTCCATTTGTCGCGCCATGCACACCATGCGATCCCACCCTGGATGTCGCCTGCCCGACCGTCGGGCAAAGCGGGAACTTCAAGCAATTCAACTGCCCGAATGGCTACTACAATGACTTGGCAAGCCTCCTCCATGCCACCAATGATGATGCAGTGCGCAACATATTCTCCACGAGCACCCCGACCGAGTTCCGCCCCATCTCTCTGCTCATCTTCTTTGCTCTCTACTGTATTCTGGGCCTCTTCACCTTTGGCATCGCCGTCCCCTCGGGTCTCTTCCTCCCCATCATCCTCATGGGCTCTGCTTACGGCCGCCTGCTTGGCCTAGTGATGGGATCTTATACCTACATTGATCAGGGTCTCTACGCAGTGTTGGGCGCCGCAGCTCTTATGTCCGGCTCAATGAGAATGACTGTGTCCCTCTGTGTCATCTTCCTAGAGCTCACAAACAACCTTCACCTCCTACCCATAATGATGTTTGTATTGCTAATCGCCAAGACCGTTGGTGATGCTTTTAACCCAAGCATATATGAGATCATACTTGAGCTCAAGGGACTGCCATTCTTGGAAGCAAATCCAGAACCATGGATGAGGAATCTTACTGTAGGAGAGCTTGCAGCAGCTAAGCCCAGTGTTGTAAACCTTCGAGGCATCGAGAAGGTGTCTCACGTTGTCGAGGTATTGAAATCCACCAAACACAATGGCTTCCCTGTTGTTGATCAAGGAGTGGCATCACCCATAGGGATGCCTGAAGGAGCAGTGGAATTGCATGGTCTGGTCCTGAGGTCGCACCTCATTGCAGTGCTGAGGAAGAAGTGGTTCctgaaagagaggaggagaactgAAGAATGGGAAGTGAGGGAAAAGTTTACATCAGTGGATCTAGCACGAAAGAAGGGGCCAAAATTAGAAGAGATGGTGCTAACGGAGGATGAGATGGATATGTACATTGATCTACACCCCTTCACAAATACAACACCATATACAGTGGTGGAGACCATGTCAGTTGCAAAGGCTGTGGTGCTTTTTCGACAGGTTGCTCTGAGGCATTTGCTGATTATTCCCAAGTACCAAGGAGCAGGG ATATCGCCTGTTGTAGGCATTCTAACCAGGCAGGATCTCAGAGCCCACAACATCTTGGGTGCCTTCCCTCATTTGGCCGAAAAAGGAGAAAAGTGA
- the LOC103718833 gene encoding chloride channel protein CLC-b-like isoform X1, translated as MEETSKLIPEPTTAVADLEVDEEDEQDPESNSLHQRLLGRTPTLTTNHLAMVGAKVSHIESLDYEINENDLFKHDWRSRSSVQVLQYVFLKWTLVFLVGLLTGVIASLINLAIENIAGFKMLLVGRLVNEKRYLTGFAYFTGANFALTIVSATLCVVFAPTAAGPGIPEIKAYLNGVDTPNMFGASTLIVKIIGSIGAVSAGLDLGKEGPLVHIGACLASLLGQGGSDNYFLKWRWLQYFQNDRDRRDLITCGASSGVCAAFRAPIGGVLFALEEIASWWRSALLWRTFFSTAIVVVVLRGFMEYCNSGKCGLFGKGGLILFDVSSVSVTYHANDFLPVALIGIIGGVLGSLYNHFLHKILRFYSLINEKGRMAKLLLSLGVSLFTSICLYLLPFVAPCTPCDPTLDVACPTVGQSGNFKQFNCPNGYYNDLASLLHATNDDAVRNIFSTSTPTEFRPISLLIFFALYCILGLFTFGIAVPSGLFLPIILMGSAYGRLLGLVMGSYTYIDQGLYAVLGAAALMSGSMRMTVSLCVIFLELTNNLHLLPIMMFVLLIAKTVGDAFNPSIYEIILELKGLPFLEANPEPWMRNLTVGELAAAKPSVVNLRGIEKVSHVVEVLKSTKHNGFPVVDQGVASPIGMPEGAVELHGLVLRSHLIAVLRKKWFLKERRRTEEWEVREKFTSVDLARKKGPKLEEMVLTEDEMDMYIDLHPFTNTTPYTVVETMSVAKAVVLFRQVALRHLLIIPKYQGAGFTDHMCLYQVQDQKSVADHPSSQIAYCSKKKDAVQH; from the exons ATGGAAGAGACCTCAAAACTAATCCCAGAGCCAACAACAGCAGTAGCTGATTTGGAagtagatgaagaagatgaacaagatCCAGAAAGCAACTCTCTGCATCAGCGACTGCTCGGGAGAACCCCAACACTCACCACCAATCATCTAGCCATGGTTGGAGCAAAGGTCTCCCATATAGAGAGCTTGGACTATGA GATCAATGAGAATGATCTATTTAAGCATGACTGGAGGAGCAGATCCAGTGTTCAGGTACTGCAGTACGTCTTCTTGAAATGGACTTTGGTGTTTCTCGTCGGGCTCCTGACTGGTGTCATTGCTTCCCTCATCAACCTGGCTATCGAAAACATTGCTGGCTTCAAGATGCTACTTGTGGGGCGTCTTGTGAATGAAAAAAG GTATTTAACTGGGTTTGCCTACTTCACAGGGGCAAATTTTGCTCTAACCATAGTTTCTGCGACTCTTTGTGTGGTGTTTGCTCCGACTGCAGCAGGGCCAGGAATACCGGAGATCAAAGCTTATCTCAATGGAGTTGATACTCCCAATATGTTTGGTGCATCCACGTTGATCGTCAAG ATCATTGGAAGCATTGGAGCTGTATCTGCAGGGCTAGATCTTGGAAAAGAAGGGCCACTGGTGCACATCGGAGCCTGCCTCGCATCGTTGCTAGGCCAAGGTGGATCAGACAACTACTTCCTCAAGTGGAGATGGCTTCAATACTTCCAGAATGACAGGGACCGCAGGGACCTCATCACATGTGGTGCATCTTCCGGTGTCTGCGCTGCCTTCAGAGCACCCATCGGGGGTGTTCTCTTCGCTCTTGAAGAGATTGCATCCTGGTGGAGGAGTGCTCTTTTATGGAGAACATTTTTCAGCACCGCCATCGTTGTTGTGGTGCTGAGGGGATTCATGGAGTATTGCAACTCTGGAAAATGTGGCTTGTTTGGAAAAGGAGGACTAATTCTCTTTGATGTCAGCTCAGTTTCTGTGACTTATCATGCAAATGATTTTCTTCCTGTCGCACTTATCGGCATAATCGGAGGAGTCCTCGGAAGTCTGTACAACCATTTTTTGCACAAGATTCTTAGGTTCTATAGCCTAATTAATGA AAAAGGCCGAATGGCCAAGCTGCTGCTCAGCCTAGGAGTTTCTCTCTTCACTTCCATCTGCCTATACCTTCTTCCATTTGTCGCGCCATGCACACCATGCGATCCCACCCTGGATGTCGCCTGCCCGACCGTCGGGCAAAGCGGGAACTTCAAGCAATTCAACTGCCCGAATGGCTACTACAATGACTTGGCAAGCCTCCTCCATGCCACCAATGATGATGCAGTGCGCAACATATTCTCCACGAGCACCCCGACCGAGTTCCGCCCCATCTCTCTGCTCATCTTCTTTGCTCTCTACTGTATTCTGGGCCTCTTCACCTTTGGCATCGCCGTCCCCTCGGGTCTCTTCCTCCCCATCATCCTCATGGGCTCTGCTTACGGCCGCCTGCTTGGCCTAGTGATGGGATCTTATACCTACATTGATCAGGGTCTCTACGCAGTGTTGGGCGCCGCAGCTCTTATGTCCGGCTCAATGAGAATGACTGTGTCCCTCTGTGTCATCTTCCTAGAGCTCACAAACAACCTTCACCTCCTACCCATAATGATGTTTGTATTGCTAATCGCCAAGACCGTTGGTGATGCTTTTAACCCAAGCATATATGAGATCATACTTGAGCTCAAGGGACTGCCATTCTTGGAAGCAAATCCAGAACCATGGATGAGGAATCTTACTGTAGGAGAGCTTGCAGCAGCTAAGCCCAGTGTTGTAAACCTTCGAGGCATCGAGAAGGTGTCTCACGTTGTCGAGGTATTGAAATCCACCAAACACAATGGCTTCCCTGTTGTTGATCAAGGAGTGGCATCACCCATAGGGATGCCTGAAGGAGCAGTGGAATTGCATGGTCTGGTCCTGAGGTCGCACCTCATTGCAGTGCTGAGGAAGAAGTGGTTCctgaaagagaggaggagaactgAAGAATGGGAAGTGAGGGAAAAGTTTACATCAGTGGATCTAGCACGAAAGAAGGGGCCAAAATTAGAAGAGATGGTGCTAACGGAGGATGAGATGGATATGTACATTGATCTACACCCCTTCACAAATACAACACCATATACAGTGGTGGAGACCATGTCAGTTGCAAAGGCTGTGGTGCTTTTTCGACAGGTTGCTCTGAGGCATTTGCTGATTATTCCCAAGTACCAAGGAGCAGGG TTCACAGACCATATGTGTCTGTACCAAGTACAAGACCAAAAAAGCGTAGCAGATCACCCAAGTTCACAAATAGCATATTGTTCCAAGAAGAAAGATGCAGTTCAGCACTGA